CACCTTAAGTATAAATTTTTAAATATTCAGCAATTTCCGTTTGTCCTCTTTCAATAGCAAATTCATAAGCTCCCATATCTTTCATAGTCTTCTCTGTATACTTGATATTTATATCCAGACCATTTTTAATGAGAAACTTTACAATATCAAGGTGTCCGCCATAAATAGCTGCAAATAGTGGATTTCTATTTGGGGCACTAACATCTAATATTGCACCATTATCAAATAAGTACTCTACAATACCAATTTCACCTTTACTAGCTGCATGTGCAATAGGCGCTGACTTTGGTACACCTTCATTAAGGTTAATATCCAGACCAGATTCAACAAGAAATTTTATCATATCCAGTTCACCAGCTCTAGCCGAAACATGTAGCCACGTTCCATAAGGCGTTACAAAATCAAGCAAACTTTTATCAGTAATAATTATCTCTTTCGCTTGTTCTATATCA
This Bacillus mycoides DNA region includes the following protein-coding sequences:
- a CDS encoding ankyrin repeat domain-containing protein — translated: MESEEKAIKIYDFIKNGDIEQAKEIIITDKSLLDFVTPYGTWLHVSARAGELDMIKFLVESGLDINLNEGVPKSAPIAHAASKGEIGIVEYLFDNGAILDVSAPNRNPLFAAIYGGHLDIVKFLIKNGLDINIKYTEKTMKDMGAYEFAIERGQTEIAEYLKIYT